In Chloroflexia bacterium SDU3-3, the following are encoded in one genomic region:
- a CDS encoding DUF4157 domain-containing protein: protein MPRRNRNDDALVNAEPVRVEANPFAEAPASALADRPFAPPAQESAPQQAVPEAFSFGDIPLTAEAAAARGSRPPSARTSPRSTPSATPTAPDAPVGGAPRSFSFGSVPLTAPGSAPIVQPSLRINAPGDRYEQEADAVAEQVMRAPAAGAPTAPAPTAVDSGGAGIATTPEVEQQIGQLRGGGSPLPTGDRAFFEERMGADFSQVRIHTGDQAASTARQINAR, encoded by the coding sequence ATGCCTCGACGAAATCGGAATGATGACGCCCTCGTGAATGCCGAACCGGTGCGCGTCGAGGCAAATCCCTTCGCCGAGGCCCCCGCATCCGCCCTGGCCGACCGCCCGTTCGCCCCGCCCGCGCAGGAGAGTGCGCCGCAGCAGGCGGTGCCGGAGGCGTTCTCGTTTGGCGACATCCCGCTGACCGCTGAGGCCGCCGCCGCGCGTGGCAGCCGCCCGCCTAGCGCGCGGACAAGCCCGCGCAGCACGCCCAGCGCCACGCCGACCGCGCCCGATGCGCCCGTGGGCGGCGCACCCCGCAGCTTCTCGTTTGGCAGCGTGCCCCTCACCGCCCCCGGCAGCGCGCCGATTGTCCAGCCCTCGCTGCGGATCAACGCGCCAGGCGACCGCTACGAGCAGGAGGCCGACGCCGTGGCGGAGCAGGTGATGCGCGCCCCCGCCGCGGGCGCCCCCACCGCGCCCGCCCCCACCGCCGTGGACAGCGGCGGCGCGGGTATCGCCACCACCCCCGAGGTCGAGCAGCAGATCGGCCAGCTGCGCGGCGGCGGCAGCCCGCTGCCCACCGGTGACCGCGCCTTCTTCGAGGAGCGCATGGGCGCGGACTTCAGCCAGGTGCGCATCCACACCGGCGACCAGGCCGCCAGCACGGCGCGGCAGATCAACGCCCG
- a CDS encoding prolyl oligopeptidase family serine peptidase, translated as MGSTPTSTPLATPTAIPPTSVPPTATPGTPDTRPSAGCGQTRTLQNGTHTIQSGGVNRSYILNVPSNYDNRHPYRLVVGYHWLNGTATDVATGQTVQRDVWAYYGLLRLSNNSTIFIAPQGIDNGWANTNNRDLNFTDAFLAQVKGNLCVDESRVFATGFSYGGAMSYSVACARPTVFRAVAVISGGVLSGCSGGTSPVAYLGIHGTHDSVLNISGGRAMRDRFVQNNGYALQSPREPALNSRTHICTTYTGGQARYPVQWCAFDGDHIPAPVDGSTGQGGNTWAPGVTWAFFTQF; from the coding sequence ATCGGCAGCACCCCGACCTCGACACCACTAGCCACGCCCACCGCTATACCGCCCACCAGCGTGCCGCCCACCGCCACCCCAGGCACACCCGACACCCGCCCCAGCGCGGGATGCGGCCAGACCCGCACGCTCCAGAACGGCACGCACACCATCCAGAGCGGCGGCGTCAACCGCAGCTACATCCTCAACGTGCCGAGCAATTATGACAACCGGCACCCCTACCGACTGGTGGTGGGCTACCACTGGCTGAACGGCACCGCCACCGACGTGGCCACCGGCCAGACCGTGCAGCGCGACGTATGGGCCTACTACGGGCTGCTGCGGCTCTCGAACAACAGCACGATCTTCATCGCCCCGCAGGGGATCGACAATGGCTGGGCCAACACCAACAACCGCGATCTCAACTTCACCGACGCGTTCCTGGCCCAGGTGAAGGGCAACCTGTGCGTCGACGAGAGCCGTGTCTTCGCCACCGGCTTCAGCTACGGCGGCGCGATGTCGTACTCGGTGGCCTGCGCACGCCCGACGGTCTTCCGCGCGGTGGCCGTCATCTCTGGCGGCGTGCTGAGCGGCTGCAGCGGCGGCACCTCGCCGGTGGCCTACCTGGGCATCCACGGCACCCACGACTCGGTGCTGAACATCTCGGGCGGACGCGCGATGCGCGACCGCTTCGTGCAGAACAACGGCTACGCCCTGCAAAGCCCGCGCGAGCCAGCGCTGAATAGCCGAACCCACATCTGCACCACCTACACCGGCGGGCAGGCGCGCTACCCGGTGCAGTGGTGCGCATTCGACGGCGACCATATCCCGGCCCCCGTGGATGGCTCAACCGGCCAGGGCGGCAACACTTGGGCACCCGGCGTGACCTGGGCATTCTTCACACAGTTCTAG
- a CDS encoding cellulose-binding protein: MAVIATTLSVVHPATPVHAASDITIDLNSTKQSIRGFGGMNHPLWISDLTDSQRTTAFGNGDGQMGLSILRIHVDENSSNWSRELATAKRAGELGATVFASPWNPPSSMTEVVNGQKRLRYNQYAAYANHLNSFVSYMKQNGVDLYAISVQNEPDYAAEWTAWTPQEMLNFMRSNAGSIQTRVIAPESFQYRKTMSDPILNDSQALANMDILGAHLYGTQLSAFPYPLFKQKGQGKELWMTEVYTESQNDADAWPLALDVAYNIHNSMVEAEFNAYVWWYIRRSYGLLKENGQISKRGYAMTHFSKFIRPGAVRVDATKNPTSDVYVSSYKSGQNLVTVVVNRSSSAKTLSLGINGGSVASMTKYTTSGSKSLKNDGTISASNGGFSLSLDGQSVTTFVGALGGTAPTATPVPPTATRTATAVPTATRTAVPGTATPVVPTATPAAPTATPAGPTSTPLAGTGCQVTYTVNQWGTGFTADVTIKNTGSTAINGWALAWTFSGDQQISGAWNATISPTSGSVVASNMSYNAAIAPGGSASFGFQATYSGTNATPAFTLNGTPCS, translated from the coding sequence ATGGCGGTCATTGCGACGACGCTCTCGGTCGTGCATCCGGCCACGCCCGTGCACGCGGCTAGCGATATCACCATCGACCTGAATAGCACCAAGCAGAGCATCCGGGGCTTCGGCGGCATGAACCACCCGCTCTGGATCAGCGACCTGACCGACAGCCAGCGCACCACTGCCTTTGGCAACGGCGACGGGCAGATGGGGCTTTCCATCCTGCGCATCCACGTGGATGAGAACAGCAGCAACTGGAGCCGCGAGCTGGCCACGGCCAAGCGCGCTGGCGAGCTGGGGGCCACCGTGTTCGCGTCGCCCTGGAACCCGCCCAGCAGCATGACCGAGGTGGTGAATGGCCAGAAGCGGCTGCGCTATAACCAGTACGCCGCCTACGCCAACCACCTCAACTCGTTCGTGAGCTACATGAAGCAGAATGGCGTCGATCTGTACGCGATCTCGGTGCAGAACGAGCCAGACTACGCTGCGGAGTGGACGGCCTGGACCCCGCAGGAGATGCTGAACTTCATGCGATCGAATGCAGGCAGCATTCAGACACGGGTGATCGCCCCCGAGTCGTTCCAGTATCGCAAGACCATGTCCGACCCCATCCTGAACGACAGCCAGGCCCTGGCCAACATGGACATCCTGGGGGCGCATCTCTACGGCACACAGCTCAGCGCCTTCCCCTACCCGCTGTTCAAGCAGAAGGGCCAGGGCAAAGAGCTGTGGATGACCGAGGTCTACACCGAGAGCCAGAACGACGCCGACGCCTGGCCGCTGGCGCTAGACGTGGCCTACAACATCCACAACTCGATGGTCGAGGCCGAGTTTAACGCCTACGTGTGGTGGTACATCCGCCGCTCCTACGGCCTGCTCAAAGAGAACGGCCAGATCAGCAAGCGCGGCTACGCCATGACGCACTTCTCGAAGTTCATCCGGCCAGGGGCGGTGCGCGTGGATGCCACCAAGAACCCCACCAGCGATGTCTACGTCTCGTCCTACAAGAGCGGGCAGAACCTGGTGACAGTGGTGGTCAACCGCAGCTCATCGGCCAAGACGCTCAGCCTGGGCATCAACGGCGGGTCGGTCGCATCGATGACCAAGTACACCACCTCGGGCAGCAAGAGCCTGAAGAACGACGGCACTATCAGCGCCTCAAACGGCGGCTTCTCGCTCAGCCTCGACGGGCAGAGCGTCACCACCTTTGTGGGCGCGCTGGGCGGGACAGCGCCCACGGCCACGCCGGTGCCACCCACGGCCACACGCACCGCCACGGCCGTGCCCACGGCCACGCGCACGGCAGTGCCGGGCACGGCCACGCCGGTGGTGCCCACGGCCACGCCCGCCGCGCCCACGGCCACGCCCGCTGGCCCCACCAGCACGCCGCTGGCAGGCACGGGCTGCCAGGTAACCTACACCGTCAACCAGTGGGGCACCGGCTTCACCGCCGATGTGACGATCAAAAACACTGGCAGTACGGCGATCAACGGCTGGGCGCTGGCTTGGACCTTCTCGGGCGATCAGCAGATCAGCGGCGCGTGGAACGCCACGATCAGCCCGACCAGCGGCAGCGTAGTGGCCAGCAACATGAGCTACAACGCGGCGATCGCCCCAGGGGGCAGCGCATCGTTTGGGTTCCAGGCCACCTATAGCGGCACCAATGCCACCCCTGCCTTTACGCTGAATGGCACGCCCTGCAGCTAG